A genomic window from Triticum urartu cultivar G1812 chromosome 7, Tu2.1, whole genome shotgun sequence includes:
- the LOC125519490 gene encoding BTB/POZ and MATH domain-containing protein 2-like, which translates to MKAHIKFSFVDATDKQELARIHGSKILELRGECTDAFKYIERAVLDKHLKNDSFTIRCDVVVLNRTWDTAFITVPPFNMQQNFTDFLQAGEGTDVVFHVSHKTFTTHMCILAARSTVFRAAIFGPMKEGTSTTATVHIDDMDATVFKAMLGFIYSDSFPVIVADENEGALLQHLLLAADRYNLPTLRAMCEKKLREHIDVSTVTSILGLAEQHGCDGLKKACCKFLRCPDNLRAVVSTNGFDDFCRSCPTLMKDMILGILPAK; encoded by the coding sequence ATGAAGGCGCACATCAAGTTTAGCTTCGTTGACGCGACTGACAAGCAAGAGCTGGCACGTATCCATGGTAGCAAAATACTAGAGCTACGAGGCGAGTGCACTGATGCGTTTAAGTACATCGAGAGGGCAGTCTTGGACAAACATCTCAAGAACGACAGTTTCACCATCCGGTGCGACGTCGTGGTCCTAAATCGAACATGGGACACCGCATTCATTACAGTGCCACCTTTCAACATGCAACAGAACTTCACCGACTTTCTCCAGGCTGGGGAGGGCACCGACGTGGTCTTCCATGTGAGCCACAAGACATTCACCACTCATATGTGTATTCTCGCGGCCCGGTCTACGGTCTTTAGGGCAGCTATCTTTGGCCCCATGAAGGAAGGTACGTCCACGACCGCCACCGTGCATATAGATGATATGGATGCTACGGTATTCAAGGCCATGCTTGGGTTCATCTACAGTGACTCATTTCCAGTGATCGTCGCGGATGAAAATGAGGGCGCCCTGCTGCAGCACTTGCTCCTCGCGGCAGACAGGTACAACCTCCCAACACTTCGGGCGATGTGCGAGAAGAAGCTTCGTGAGCACATAGACGTGAGCACGGTGACCTCCATACTAGGGCTTGCCGAGCAGCATGGCTGTGACGGGCTGAAGAAGGCGTGTTGCAAGTTCCTCCGGTGTCCGGACAACCTGAGGGCAGTGGTGTCCACGAATGGCTTTGATGATTTCTGCAGGAGCTGCCCCACTCTTATGAAGGACATGATCCTTGGCATTCTACCGGCAAAGTAG